In one window of Nicotiana tabacum cultivar K326 chromosome 12, ASM71507v2, whole genome shotgun sequence DNA:
- the LOC107829370 gene encoding COBRA-like protein 10, translating to MIVRSEGMKIPWKNAAAISCFTLILLCYNIQISKAQDYGGGDESSVPAAPPPEQENCDGIFVSYTFDSREREYPFVKNVSAQAWAFNSMLTVINTGLYELKSWKVHVGFQHNELLVSTDGAVAVEGDGFPIKVGKNGTVLAGFPQSDLKTAIDTAGDFNQMAAQVKIKGTQFGVSPKATPMPKTIKLLNDGYKCPAPKRFKTYMHACCKRDPKFKPKNTTLKFMPRQYGDLSFTYDVLSAYENKYQAQVTIDNLNPLGRLDHWNLTWEWMRNEFIYSMKGAYTHKKDPSECIYGPQGQYYKDFDFTTVLNCQKKPLISDLPPEKENDDKLGKLPYCCRNGTLLPPTMNETKARSIFQLEVFKLPPDMNRTALYPPQNWKIEGTVNPSYKCGPPVRVDPTGFPDPSGTGMTSTAVASWQITCNITRPKPKENKCCVSFSAYYADSVIPCNTCACGCQQTSKCDANRKPLLLPPQALLVPFEDREEMAEAWNAIKHFGPFPKKLPCPDNCGVSVNWHVDSDYKSGWTARVTLFNWGNGAFEDWFTAIQMKKNIAEGYENVYSFNGTKLPQRNDTIFMQGLPGLNYLVGEVNGTNPDKDPRVPGKQQSVISFLKKHTPNINIPSGDGFPAKIFFNGEECALPTDFPKRNAAFKSQVGLLSAVLLALLTFLLLTDQLH from the exons ATGATTGTAAGAAGTGAAGGAATGAAAATACCATGGAAAAATGCTGCCGCCATCTCTTGCTTTACACTAATCTTgttatgttataacattcaaatATCTAAAGCTCAAGACTACGGCGGCGGCGACGAGTCGTCTGTCCCGGCCGCACCACCGCCGGAGCAAGAGAACTGCGACGGCATATTCGTTTCATATACATTCGACAGCCGCGAAAGAGAATACCCGTTCGTAAAAAACGTATCAGCACAAGCATGGGCATTTAACTCCATGTTAACTGTTATTAATACTGGACTTTACGAGCTGAAATCTTGGAAAGTTCACGTTGGGTTTCAGCATAACGAGCTTTTAGTGTCAACTGACGGAGCTGTAGCGGTTGAAGGCGACGGATTTCCGATCAAAGTTGGGAAAAACGGCACAGTATTGGCAGGTTTTCCGCAGTCGGATTTGAAGACGGCGATTGATACGGCCGGAGATTTTAATCAGATGGCGGCGCAAGTGAAGATTAAGGGGACGCAATTTGGTGTTTCGCCAAAAGCAACTCCAATGCCTAAGACAATTAAGCTTCTTAATGATGGATATAAGTGTCCTGCTCCTAAGCGCTTCA AAACTTATATGCATGCTTGCTGCAAGAGGGACCCCAAATTCAAGCCCAAGAATACTACTCTCAAGTTCATGCCTCGCCAATATGGAGACCTCTCGTTCACATACGACGTTCTATCCGCGTATGAGAACAAGTACCAAGCTCAAGTCACCATCGACAACCTCAATCCCTTAGGCCGTCTTGATCATTGGAACTTGACTTGGGAATGGATGCGAAACGAGTTCATTTATAGCATGAAAGGCGCATACACTCATAAAAAAGACCCTTCTGAATGCATTTACGGGCCTCAGGGACAATATTACAAGGATTTCGACTTCACAACTGTCCTGAATTGTCAAAAGAAGCCACTCATCTCGGATTTGCCACCCGAAAAGGAAAATGATGACAAACTTGGCAAGTTACCTTATTGTTGCAGAAATGGCACACTTTTGCCACCTACTATGAATGAGACTAAGGCAAGATCTATTTTTCAGCTTGAAGTCTTTAAACTTCCTCCTGATATGAACAGAACCGCCCTGTATCCGCCTCAGAATTGGAAAATTGAAGGTACGGTTAATCCGTCTTATAAATGTGGCCCTCCTGTTAGAGTAGATCCAACAGGATTCCCTGATCCTAGTGGAACGGGCATGACTTCTACTGCTGTGGCTAGTTGGCAAATTACTTGCAATATTACGCGTCCaaagccaaaagaaaacaaatgttGTGTTTCATTCTCAGCTTATTATGCTGATTCTGTTATCCCCTGCAACACTTGCGCTTGCGGCTGTCAACAGACGTCTAAATGTGACGCGAATAGAAAGCCATTGCTTCTCCCTCCACAAGCACTTCTTGTCCCTTTCGAAGACAGGGAAGAAATGGCGGAAGCCTGGAACGCGATCAAACATTTCGGTCCATTTCCTAAGAAACTCCCTTGTCCTGATAATTGTGGGGTGAGCGTAAATTGGCATGTTGATAGTGATTACAAGAGCGGATGGACAGCTCGAGTAACTCTCTTTAACTGGGGAAACGGCGCGTTTGAGGACTGGTTTACGGCCATTCAAATGAAGAAAAACATTGCTGAGGGATATGAAAATGTTTACTCTTTCAATGGTACTAAGTTACCTCAACGTAACGACACGATTTTCATGCAAGGTTTGCCTGGATTGAACTATTTAGTTGGAGAAGTGAATGGAACTAATCCTGATAAAGATCCAAGAGTGCCTGGAAAACAACAATctgtgatttcattcttgaaaaaACATACACCAAATATTAACATTCCTTCAGGAGATGGATTCCCTGCTAAAATATTCTTCAATGGTGAAGAATGTGCACTTCCAACTGATTTTCCCAAAAGAAATGCAGCATTCAAATCCCAAGTTGGCTTGTTGTCTGCAGTTTTGCTTGCTCTCCTCACTTTTCTTCTGTTGACAGATCAATTACACTGA
- the LOC107829371 gene encoding DDRGK domain-containing protein 1, translated as MEDMLVAILSMLLVLALVPLYLWKRRQNSESSGEHEDEAQVEQREAVIRATATRRMRRRPASSAASTSSAAATIDDLGDDSDDEAAGDGYYTAKSSKKKEKKRQEREAQRQAEEASRESKQTKQSRYDDIRRRKEEEREAKERALEEEAKARQAKEEEAAALEFEKWRGEISVDAEGTTENEIQDGSQGLLFDFVEYIKKHKCVPLEDLAAEFKLRTQECINRINSLEEMGRLSGVMDDRGKYIYISLEEMKAVADYIRREGRVSISHLASKSNQFIDLEPKVELVEDIGSIEEATVA; from the exons ATGGAGGACATGTTGGTGGCGATTCTGTCGATGCTTCTGGTTCTAGCATTAGTTCCGCTTTATCTGTGGAAGCGCCGCCAAAATTCTGAGTCTTCGGgagaacatgaagatgaagctcaG GTTGAGCAGAGGGAAGCTGTAATAAGAGCCACTGCTACGCGTCGAATGCGTCGAAGACCAGCTTCTTCAGCTGCTAGCACATCTTCGGCTGCAGCCACTATAGATG ATCTGGGTGATGACAGTGATGATGAAGCTGCTGGAGATGGATATTatactgcaaaatcatcaaagaaaaaggaaaagaaacgtCAAGAGCGGGAAGCACAAAGACAG GCTGAAGAAGCTTCTCGGGAATCGAAACAGACAAAGCAAAGTCGCTATGATGACATCAGGAGGAGGAAGGAGGAGGAGCGTGAAGCTAAAGAGCGTGCACTG GAAGAAGAAGCTAAGGCTCGACAGGCCAAAGAAGAAGAAGCTGCTGCATTGGAGTTTGAAAAATGGAGAGGCGAAATTTCAGTTGATGCTGAAGGAACAACTGAAAATGAAATACAGGATGGAAGCCAGGGTCTGCTTTTTGATTTTGTGGAATACATTAAG AAACACAAATGTGTGCCATTGGAAGATCTTGCTGCAGAATTCAAGTTAAGGACTCAG GAGTGTATCAATCGGATCAACTCTCTGGAAGAAATGG GGAGACTCTCTGGTGTCATGGATGATAGAGGGAAATACATATACATTTCACTAGAAGAAATGAAAGCTGTAGCTGACTATATTAGACGTGAAGGTAGGGTCAGTATCTCACACCTAGCTAGCAAGTCTAATCAATTCATTGACTTGGAACCAAAAGTAGAGTTGGTTGAGGATATAGGCAGCATCGAGGAGGCCACTGTTGCCTGA
- the LOC107829372 gene encoding protein translation factor SUI1 homolog: MSELDLQVPTAFDPFAEANADNSGAGSKDYVHIRIQQRNGRKSLTTVQGLKKEFSYNKILKDLKKEFCCNGTVVQDPELGQVIQLQGDQRKNVSAFLVQAEIVKKEHIKIHGF; encoded by the exons ATGTCTGAGCTCGACCTCCAAGTTCCCACTGCTTTTG ATCCCTTTGCTGAGGCAAATGCTGACAATTCTGGAGCTGGGTCAAAAGATTATGTACACATTCGCATACAGCAAAGGAATGGTCGGAAAAGCCTGACAACTGTTCAAGGGTTGAAGAAAGAATTCAGCTACAATAAAATACTGAAGGACCTAAAAAAAGAGTTTTGCTGCAATGGTACTGTTGTCCAGGATCCAGAACTAGGCCAG GTTATTCAACTCCAGGGTGATCAGAGGAAGAACGTTTCTGCATTTCTTGTCCAG GCTGAAATCGTGAAGAAAGAGCACATCAAAATTCATGGTTTCTGA